One Littorina saxatilis isolate snail1 linkage group LG10, US_GU_Lsax_2.0, whole genome shotgun sequence DNA window includes the following coding sequences:
- the LOC138978269 gene encoding uncharacterized protein, giving the protein MPKKKTKGTGKKKGKKGSKSKSTVLVKPGNPFVTNEIPSPLKPGERLIKLLTTHPADVRDIHGVKVSTRILEQMTPQEVRDLRAVFEIFDTDSDGLLAAPELKKAMRTLGFKLSREEAQQVISDVSMKGRTSLDFNEFLETVIARQGDTRDVYDEILQGFKMFDYDSTGHVSMENLRQACQESGIKFTQKELEEMVEEADINGDGHVDQSEFIRIMLQTNLF; this is encoded by the exons ATGCCGAAGAAGAAAACCAAAGGAAcaggaaagaagaaaggaaagaagggTAGTAAAAGTAAATCAACGGTACTGGTGAAACCAGGGAATCCGTTCGTCACGAATGAAATTCCGTCACCATTGAAGCCTGGAGAACGG TTGATCAAGCTGTTGACAACGCATCCAGCTGATGTGCGTGACATTCATGGGGTCAAGGTCTCCACACGCATCCTTGAGCAGATGACCCCGCAAGAGGTCAGGGACCTGCGTGCTGTCTTTGAAATATTTGACACAGACTCAGACGG GCTTCTAGCTGCCCCAGAACTAAAGAAAGCCATGCGTACTTTGGGATTCAAACTTTCACGGGAAGAAGCACAACAGGTCATCTCTGATGTCAGCATGAAAGGAAGAAC ATCCTTGGACTTCAATGAGTTTTTAGAAACAGTCATCGCCAGACAAGGGGACACCAGAGATGTCTATGATGAAATTCTTCAGGGATTCAAAATGTTTGATTATG ACAGCACAGGGCACGTTTCCATGGAAAACTTGCGACAGGCATGTCAAGAATCAGGGATCAAGTTCACCCAGAAAGAACTGGAAGAAATGGTGGAAGAAGCTGACATCAATGGCGATGGACATGTTGACCAATCAGAGTTCATCAGGATCATGCTGCAGACAAATCTTTTCTGA